Proteins from a genomic interval of Synechococcus sp. A15-28:
- a CDS encoding helix-turn-helix transcriptional regulator yields the protein MFSRRKPSRTCLADIEQYFRQPPPQFLDLELAVCWVLECLLKDDNYPSALLQKLMREEPQLRLSETVLQQALDFLEQQGSISTYTQRCPSRGRPRRMLHLMPEARHQAEQLMSPWHSWLDSHRLVLN from the coding sequence GTGTTTTCCCGCCGCAAGCCGTCCAGAACCTGCTTGGCCGATATCGAGCAGTATTTCCGCCAGCCACCACCACAGTTCCTGGACCTGGAGCTGGCAGTGTGCTGGGTGCTCGAGTGCCTGCTGAAGGACGACAACTATCCCTCCGCGCTGCTGCAGAAACTGATGCGGGAGGAGCCCCAACTGCGCCTCTCGGAGACCGTGCTCCAGCAGGCCTTGGATTTCCTGGAGCAGCAGGGCTCCATCAGCACATACACCCAGCGCTGCCCCAGCCGTGGTCGCCCCCGCCGGATGCTGCACCTGATGCCGGAAGCCAGACATCAGGCTGAACAGCTGATGTCCCCATGGCACAGCTGGCTGGACTCTCACCGTCTGGTGTTGAACTGA
- a CDS encoding cofactor assembly of complex C subunit B, producing the protein MPAGFQSTLLLTVLLAIGLVFFLRAASKDRTTVVDVHSPKPALEVLSGLSEWLEQRGWSRNGGDAERQVLRFQGAVASSRPLAVLLSVLAAIGGTCFGLVLRQLAPQLSWWPLLMILLGPVAGVVYSRRAARTEALELQLLQELENDGVTVRLRAHRDELIAIELELADTLELSSDGSLLSSPI; encoded by the coding sequence ATGCCTGCGGGCTTTCAATCGACCCTGCTGCTGACCGTCCTGCTGGCGATTGGCCTGGTGTTTTTCCTGCGCGCCGCCAGCAAGGATCGAACCACCGTGGTGGATGTGCACTCCCCCAAGCCGGCCCTGGAGGTGCTGAGCGGCCTCAGCGAGTGGCTGGAGCAACGGGGCTGGAGCCGGAACGGAGGCGACGCTGAACGGCAGGTGCTGCGTTTCCAGGGGGCGGTGGCCTCCAGCCGCCCACTGGCTGTGCTGTTGTCCGTTCTGGCCGCCATCGGTGGCACCTGTTTCGGCCTGGTGCTGCGCCAGCTGGCTCCCCAGCTCAGCTGGTGGCCGCTGCTGATGATCCTGCTGGGCCCTGTGGCCGGGGTTGTCTACAGCCGGCGGGCCGCCCGCACCGAAGCGCTGGAACTGCAATTGCTGCAGGAGCTTGAAAACGACGGCGTCACCGTTCGACTGCGTGCTCACCGCGATGAGTTGATCGCCATCGAGCTGGAACTGGCC